The following coding sequences are from one Salvelinus namaycush isolate Seneca chromosome 23, SaNama_1.0, whole genome shotgun sequence window:
- the LOC120018196 gene encoding transcriptional adapter 2-alpha-like isoform X2: MALLEAVMDCGFGNWQDVAYQMRTKNKEECEAHYMKNFINNPLFSSTLLNLRQIEEARTADTAIPFKPTDDPPRPTFDSLLSRDMAGYMPARADFMEEFDNYAEWDLKDIDFVDDDSDILHALKIAVVDIYHSRLKERGRRKKIIRDHGLINLRKFQILERRYPKEVQDLYDAMRRFARVVGPIEHDKFIESHALEFELRREIGRLQEYRRAGIQSFCSAKVYERVKQVREDERRKRTMLVDVLQYIQDGRACQQWLSKQAAIDAGITPVVTTITTSATGRRCAPPLNLTGLPGTEKLNDREKELCQVVRLVPGAYLEYKQALLNECRRQGGLRLAQARALIKIDVNKTRKIYDFLIKEGYINKA, translated from the exons ATGGCCCTTCTGGAAGCAGTCATGGACTGTGGCTTTGGGAACTG GCAGGATGTGGCGTATCAGATGCGCACCAAAAACAAGGAGGAGTGTGAGGCCCACTACATGAAGAACTTCATCAACAATCCCCTGTTCTCCTCCACCCTGCTCAACCTCAGACAGATAGAGGAGGCCCGTACTGCAGACACAGCCATTCCCTTCAAAC CCACTGATGACCCCCCCAGGCCCACCTTTGACTCCCTGTTGTCTCGAGACATGGCTGGATACATGCCTGCCAGAGCAGACTTCATGGAG GAATTTGACAACTATGCTGAGTGGGATCTGAAAGACATTGATTTTGTGGATGATGACTCAGACATACTACATG CGCTGAAGATTGCTGTTGTTGACATATACCATTCAAGGttaaaggagagaggaagaagaaagaA GATAATCCGGGACCATGGACTGATCAACCTGCGGAAGTTCCAGA TTCTAGAGCGTCGCTACCCTAAGGAGGTACAGGATCTGTATGATGCTATGAGACGTTTTGCCAGGGTGGTGGGCCCCATCGAACACGACAAGTTCATAGAGAGTCATGCAT TGGAGTTTGAGCTGAGGAGAGAGATCGGCAGGCTACAGGAGTACAGGAGAGCAGGCATCCAGTCTTTCTGCA GTGCCAAGGTGTATGAGCGTGTGAAGCAGGTGAGGGAGGATGAGCGGAGGAAGAGGACCATGCTAGTTGATGTGCTGCAGTACATTCAGGACGGACGGGCCTGCCAGCAGTGGCTCAGCAAACAGGCTGCCAT TGACGCTGGTATCACTCCTGTtgtcaccaccatcaccacatcAG CAACAGGCAGGAGATGTGCCCCTCCTCTCAACCTGACTGGCCTGCCAGGGACAGAGAAGCTCAACGACAGGGAGAAAGAG TTGTGCCAGGTGGTGCGTCTGGTGCCAGGTGCCTACCTGGAGTACAAGCAGGCTCTACTGAACGAGTGCAGGCGGCAGGGTGGTCTACGGCTGGCACAGGCCCGGGCACTCATCAAGATCGACGTCAACAAGACACGCAAGATCTACGACTTCCTGATCAAGGAGGGCTACATCAACAAGGCCTAG
- the LOC120018196 gene encoding transcriptional adapter 2-alpha-like isoform X1 codes for MDHLASFGNDPSDKPPCRGCSSNLVEPYIKCAECGPSPFLLCLQCFTRGFEFKKHESNHKYEIMTSDFPVLEPSWTAQEEMALLEAVMDCGFGNWQDVAYQMRTKNKEECEAHYMKNFINNPLFSSTLLNLRQIEEARTADTAIPFKPTDDPPRPTFDSLLSRDMAGYMPARADFMEEFDNYAEWDLKDIDFVDDDSDILHALKIAVVDIYHSRLKERGRRKKIIRDHGLINLRKFQILERRYPKEVQDLYDAMRRFARVVGPIEHDKFIESHALEFELRREIGRLQEYRRAGIQSFCSAKVYERVKQVREDERRKRTMLVDVLQYIQDGRACQQWLSKQAAIDAGITPVVTTITTSATGRRCAPPLNLTGLPGTEKLNDREKELCQVVRLVPGAYLEYKQALLNECRRQGGLRLAQARALIKIDVNKTRKIYDFLIKEGYINKA; via the exons ATGGACCACTTGGCATCTTTTGGAA ATGACCCTTCTGACAAGCCCCCATGTCGAGGTTGCTCATCTAACCTGGTGGAACCCTATATAAAATGTGCAGAGTGTGGACCCTCACCTTTCCTTCTCTGTCTCCAG TGTTTTACCAGAGGGTTTGAGTTCAAGAAACATGAGAGTAATCACAAGTATGAAATCATG ACATCAGACTTCCCTGTGCTAGAACCTAGCTGGACAGCACAGGAGGAGATGGCCCTTCTGGAAGCAGTCATGGACTGTGGCTTTGGGAACTG GCAGGATGTGGCGTATCAGATGCGCACCAAAAACAAGGAGGAGTGTGAGGCCCACTACATGAAGAACTTCATCAACAATCCCCTGTTCTCCTCCACCCTGCTCAACCTCAGACAGATAGAGGAGGCCCGTACTGCAGACACAGCCATTCCCTTCAAAC CCACTGATGACCCCCCCAGGCCCACCTTTGACTCCCTGTTGTCTCGAGACATGGCTGGATACATGCCTGCCAGAGCAGACTTCATGGAG GAATTTGACAACTATGCTGAGTGGGATCTGAAAGACATTGATTTTGTGGATGATGACTCAGACATACTACATG CGCTGAAGATTGCTGTTGTTGACATATACCATTCAAGGttaaaggagagaggaagaagaaagaA GATAATCCGGGACCATGGACTGATCAACCTGCGGAAGTTCCAGA TTCTAGAGCGTCGCTACCCTAAGGAGGTACAGGATCTGTATGATGCTATGAGACGTTTTGCCAGGGTGGTGGGCCCCATCGAACACGACAAGTTCATAGAGAGTCATGCAT TGGAGTTTGAGCTGAGGAGAGAGATCGGCAGGCTACAGGAGTACAGGAGAGCAGGCATCCAGTCTTTCTGCA GTGCCAAGGTGTATGAGCGTGTGAAGCAGGTGAGGGAGGATGAGCGGAGGAAGAGGACCATGCTAGTTGATGTGCTGCAGTACATTCAGGACGGACGGGCCTGCCAGCAGTGGCTCAGCAAACAGGCTGCCAT TGACGCTGGTATCACTCCTGTtgtcaccaccatcaccacatcAG CAACAGGCAGGAGATGTGCCCCTCCTCTCAACCTGACTGGCCTGCCAGGGACAGAGAAGCTCAACGACAGGGAGAAAGAG TTGTGCCAGGTGGTGCGTCTGGTGCCAGGTGCCTACCTGGAGTACAAGCAGGCTCTACTGAACGAGTGCAGGCGGCAGGGTGGTCTACGGCTGGCACAGGCCCGGGCACTCATCAAGATCGACGTCAACAAGACACGCAAGATCTACGACTTCCTGATCAAGGAGGGCTACATCAACAAGGCCTAG